From Lolium perenne isolate Kyuss_39 chromosome 5, Kyuss_2.0, whole genome shotgun sequence, a single genomic window includes:
- the LOC127298968 gene encoding uncharacterized protein, whose protein sequence is MMLGRLEVLVAFWKAWGIQSAVLLSFALQVTLLVMADVRRQMESRLVKAILWSAYVLADTTAVYALGHMSVASRSAEHELTAFWAPLLLVHLGGQNNITAYAIEDNQLWLRHLQVLGVQVLAACYVLYQSPILHVRTLLLLQPATILMFVVGVLKYGERVWALMRASNGASSSLSARSYRDFHKKKLPSTWSEEAPAPTRPGRGDTTEILLKAYLMLDVPKQMFEGPTLYVQIHDAYPCDEGEISQMVGMQLSMMYDLLYTKAAVVHTWYGWCVRVVSQLSTVAALLLFHASTANLLHGGCSRVDVIVTYVLLGGAVVLETMSTLRAVFSTWTCVLLQERGWRQLARVLQILPQSIRSAVRARYWSGSMGQHNLFGLCTRSSINLGSRIARLMGYEDLWDSSFYSWSISVSPDIINWVVELVSKSEGVDREDPDHITNSRGRGALKRADMYDDLNWTVEMDLDESILVWHIATHVYLSWYIREVKVDDTAKATGELSCYMFFLLTVRPYMLPYPVSRQRYVQLGYDLIISGQDLSRLIQNKANAQTSITLLETVRNNTLSKGCQLAANLIRRGSGMISKICEVWVEMLCYTAYRCNENSHAKHLSNGGEIMTAVALLMLYMSKGIIKTRASSH, encoded by the exons ATGATGCTGGGGAGACTAGAGGTGCTTGTGGCGTTTTGGAAAGCATGGGGCATCCAGTCGGCTGTGCTACTGAGCTTCGCGCTGCAGGTGACCCTCCTGGTCATGGCTGATGTCCGCCGGCAGATGGAGTCCCGCTTGGTAAAGGCCATCCTTTGGTCAGCATATGTGCTGGCCGACACGACGGCGGTGTACGCCCTCGGCCATATGTCCGTGGCAAGTAGGTCGGCGGAGCATGAGCTTACAGCGTTCTGGGCACCGTTACTGCTAGTGCACCTTGGCGGGCAGAACAACATCACCGCCTACGCCATCGAGGACAACCAGCTGTGGCTGCGGCACCTGCAGGTTCTGGGGGTGCAGGTCCTGGCAGCTTGCTACGTCCTCTATCAGTCTCCCATCCTCCACGTCCGGACCTTGCTCTTGCTCCAGCCGGCCACCATCCTCATGTTTGTGGTCGGTGTCCTCAAGTATGGGGAGAGAGTGTGGGCGCTCATGCGCGCCAGCAACGGTGCCAGCAGTAGCCTATCCGCAAGAAGCTACAGGGATTTCCACAAGAAGAAGCTGCCTTCCACTTGGTCGGAAGAAGCACCTGCACCTACACGCCCGGGACGGGGAGATACAACGGAAATCCTGCTCAAAGCATACCTGATGCTGGACGTTCCCAAGCAAATGTTCGAGGGGCCAACGCTGTACGTGCAGATCCATGATGCTTACCCCTGCGATGAAGGTGAAATCTCGCAGATGGTCGGCATgcagctctccatgatgtacgacCTCTTGTACACCAAGGCTGCGGTCGTGCACACCTGGTACGGCTGGTGCGTCCGAGTCGTCTCGCAGCTCTCCACCGTTGCTGCGCTCCTACTCTTCCATGCATCCACTGCCAATCTACTGCACGGTGGTTGCAGCAGAGTAGATGTTATTGTCACTTATGTCTTGCTAGGCGGTGCAGTCGTCCTGGAGACAATGTCCACGCTGAGAGCCGTTTTCTCCACCTGGACATGCGTGCTCCTCCAAGAACGTGGATGGCGTCAGCTTGCCCGCGTGCTCCAGATCCTTCCCCAGAGCATCAG GTCTGCGGTGCGTGCAAGGTACTGGTCCGGATCCATGGGGCAGCACAACTTGTTCGGCCTCTGCACTCGCAGTAGCATCAACCTGGGCAGCAGAATCGCGAGATTGATGGGATACGAGGATTTGTGGGACTCCAGCTTCTACTCCTGGTCCATCTCCGTCTCACCGGATATCATCAACTGGGTGGTGGAACTGGTGTCCAAGAGCGAGGGGGTCGACAGAGAGGACCCAGATCACATTACAAACTCAAGGGGCCGGGGGGCGCTGAAGAGAGCTGACATGTACGACGACCTCAACTGGACCGTGGAAATGGATTTGGATGAAAGCATCCTCGTATGGCACATCGCCACTCATGTCTACCTCAGTTGGTACATAAGGGAGGTAAAAGTGGACGACACTGCCAAGGCGACAGGGGAGCTCTCCTGTTACATGTTTTTCCTCCTCACCGTACGTCCCTACATGCTACCTTATCCTGTTAGTCGCCAAAGGTATGTACAGCTAGGCTATGACTTGATCATCTCAGGACAGGATCTATCGCGGTTGATACAAAACAAGGCCAACGCGCAGACCAGTATTACACTTCTGGAAACCGTCCGCAATAATACACTCAGTAAAGGATGTCAGCTTGCTGCAAATCTGATCCGCAGGGGTTCTGGAATGATATCTAAAATATGCGAAGTGTGGGTGGAGATGCTATGCTACACAGCATATCGTTGCAATGAGAATTCTCATGCCAAACACCTGAGCAATGGGGGTGAGATCATGACAGCCGTTGCCCTTCTCATGCTATACATGTCAAAGGGTATTATTAAGACAAGGGCAAGCTCCCACTGA